One Paraglaciecola mesophila genomic region harbors:
- a CDS encoding 2OG-Fe(II) oxygenase gives MPKPETFIKVVEHAISDELCDQFVTQFELSKNTQPGRTGGGVDPDKKRSRDVSIITHPEFKTPYQALLPVLSQQILAYFESYFFALIGPIGLTVKHPKSGQPVKMTHDNFKEVGLPNLANLMGYLFRLGNINAQKYDKQQGGYPYWHSEVYPQANSTDALHRILLFMFYLNDVEEGGETEFYYQDLSIKPRKGTMVIAPAYFTHTHRGNVPISNDKYILTSWVQFNQANVIFGQPTR, from the coding sequence ATGCCTAAGCCTGAAACCTTTATTAAGGTTGTAGAGCACGCTATTAGTGACGAACTGTGTGATCAGTTCGTCACCCAATTTGAGTTAAGCAAAAACACCCAACCGGGGCGTACAGGTGGCGGCGTCGACCCAGACAAAAAACGCAGTCGTGACGTATCTATTATTACTCACCCAGAATTCAAAACGCCCTATCAAGCTTTATTACCTGTACTGAGCCAACAGATATTGGCCTATTTCGAAAGCTATTTCTTCGCCCTTATTGGCCCTATCGGTTTGACCGTTAAGCACCCGAAAAGCGGCCAGCCCGTTAAAATGACTCATGACAACTTTAAAGAAGTGGGTTTACCGAATTTAGCCAACCTAATGGGCTACTTATTTCGGTTAGGCAATATCAACGCACAGAAATACGATAAGCAACAGGGCGGTTATCCTTATTGGCATTCAGAGGTTTACCCTCAGGCCAATAGTACAGATGCCTTACACCGTATATTATTGTTTATGTTTTATTTAAATGATGTGGAAGAAGGCGGGGAAACCGAGTTTTACTATCAAGATTTATCTATCAAACCGCGCAAAGGCACTATGGTGATTGCCCCCGCGTATTTTACCCATACTCACCGAGGGAACGTACCCATCTCGAATGATAAGTACATTCTCACCTCATGGGTACAGTTTAATCAGGCTAACGTTATCTTTGGCCAACCCACGCGCTGA
- a CDS encoding acyl-CoA thioesterase, translating into MLIEDFNVRFCETDALAHVSNTVLVDWFEMAREPIFRIFSPELDLQNWPLILAGYKVDFLDQMHYGHPVQVRTYISRIGGSSFDTYQELWQNGTKRATGTTTMVQYNYAEKKSVVINDEIREKLTEHAIPRGVNA; encoded by the coding sequence ATGTTAATTGAAGATTTTAATGTGCGATTTTGTGAAACGGATGCCTTAGCACACGTCAGTAATACTGTGTTGGTGGATTGGTTTGAAATGGCTCGCGAGCCCATATTCAGAATTTTCAGCCCTGAATTAGACTTACAAAATTGGCCTTTGATTTTAGCTGGCTATAAAGTCGATTTTCTCGATCAAATGCATTATGGCCACCCTGTACAGGTTCGTACCTACATTAGCCGTATAGGCGGAAGTTCATTCGACACCTATCAAGAGTTATGGCAAAACGGCACCAAGCGTGCAACTGGCACTACTACTATGGTCCAGTATAACTACGCTGAGAAAAAGTCAGTGGTGATCAATGATGAAATACGTGAAAAGCTAACTGAGCACGCGATCCCTCGGGGCGTGAATGCCTAA
- the uvrA gene encoding excinuclease ABC subunit UvrA, with product MDKIAVRGARTHNLKNIDLDIPRDKLTVITGLSGSGKSSLAFDTLYAEGQRRYVESLSAYARQFLSMMEKPDVDHIEGLSPAISIEQKSTSHNPRSTVGTITEIYDYLRLLYARVGEPRCPTHHVPLDAQTVSQMVDRVLTMPADEKLMLLAPVVQDRKGEHVKTLESLAAQGFIRARIDGEVCDLSDPPELDLHKKHNIEVVVDRFKVREDLSLRLAESFETALNLSAGTAKIAFMDDPHKEEVVFSSNFACPHCGYSMAELEPRLFSFNNPAGACQTCDGLGTRQFFDPHRIISNDELSLSGGAIRGWDKRSYYYFQMLQAVADHYKFDLTTPFAELDEKAKDIVLHGSKGTSINFKYINDRGDIMERKHPFEGIIPNMERRYRETESNAVRDELSKYLSQQHCSSCNGTRLRLEARNVFIGDTPLPTITDMSIAESLQFFTDIELTGKREKIADKIFKEINDRLNFLVNVGLNYLSLSRSADTLSGGEAQRIRLASQIGAGLVGVMYVLDEPSIGLHQRDNERLLTTLEHLRDLGNTVIVVEHDEDAIRAADFVLDIGPGAGVHGGEIVAQGTIDDIMKSEHSLTGKYLSGREAIAIPEKRTEIDQDKWIEMSGATGNNLQDVDLRIPFGLMTCVTGVSGSGKSTLINDTFYRIAHRELNGATTGEPAPYKTCTGMDMLDKVVDIDQSPIGRTPRSNPATYAGIFTPVRELFAGTQEARSRGYKPGRFSFNVKGGRCEACQGDGVIKVEMHFLPDVYVPCDVCKGQRYNRETLEIQYKGLNIHEVLDLTVEDAREFFDVIPAIARKLQTLMDVGLSYVRLGQAATTLSGGEAQRVKLAKELSKRDTGQTLYILDEPTTGLHFHDIKQLLQVLHRLRDHGNTVVVIEHNLDVIKTADWVIDLGPEGGSGGGQIIAQGTPEQICEVEISHTARFLKPLLSI from the coding sequence ATGGATAAGATAGCTGTACGTGGCGCGCGCACTCACAATCTAAAGAACATCGATTTAGATATTCCTCGAGACAAACTTACTGTCATCACCGGCTTGTCTGGATCCGGTAAGTCTTCACTGGCATTTGACACCCTATACGCCGAGGGTCAACGTCGGTATGTGGAGTCTTTGTCCGCTTATGCTCGGCAATTTTTATCCATGATGGAAAAGCCCGATGTGGATCACATCGAAGGTCTGTCACCAGCCATCTCTATTGAGCAGAAATCAACGTCCCATAACCCTCGATCGACCGTAGGCACGATCACAGAAATATACGATTATCTGCGTTTGTTGTATGCCCGCGTTGGCGAGCCGCGCTGTCCGACCCACCATGTGCCGTTAGATGCGCAAACTGTTAGCCAGATGGTTGACCGCGTACTCACCATGCCGGCAGATGAAAAGCTCATGTTGTTGGCTCCCGTAGTACAAGATCGTAAAGGCGAGCACGTAAAAACTCTTGAAAGCTTAGCTGCACAAGGATTTATTCGCGCGCGGATTGATGGCGAGGTGTGTGATTTATCCGATCCACCTGAACTCGACTTGCATAAAAAGCACAATATCGAAGTGGTTGTTGACCGCTTCAAGGTTCGTGAAGACTTGTCTTTACGACTTGCTGAGTCCTTCGAGACAGCGCTGAACTTGTCCGCTGGCACAGCTAAAATCGCCTTTATGGATGACCCGCACAAAGAAGAAGTGGTATTTTCATCTAACTTTGCCTGCCCTCATTGTGGCTATTCAATGGCAGAACTTGAGCCCAGGCTATTCTCGTTCAATAACCCGGCGGGCGCGTGCCAAACCTGTGATGGTTTAGGCACAAGACAGTTTTTTGATCCGCACAGAATTATCAGTAACGACGAACTCAGTTTATCCGGCGGAGCGATACGCGGATGGGATAAACGCAGTTATTATTACTTCCAAATGCTGCAAGCCGTGGCGGATCACTATAAGTTTGATTTGACCACGCCTTTCGCAGAACTTGATGAGAAAGCCAAAGACATTGTGCTACACGGTAGCAAAGGCACCTCTATCAACTTCAAATACATCAATGATCGCGGCGATATTATGGAGCGCAAGCATCCCTTTGAAGGGATCATTCCGAATATGGAGCGCCGCTACCGTGAAACTGAATCCAACGCGGTGCGTGATGAATTATCTAAATATTTGAGCCAGCAACATTGTAGTAGCTGTAATGGCACACGTCTGCGCCTTGAAGCACGCAACGTGTTTATTGGCGACACGCCTCTGCCAACGATTACGGATATGTCGATTGCGGAGTCTTTACAGTTTTTCACCGATATTGAATTAACCGGAAAACGCGAAAAAATCGCCGATAAAATCTTCAAAGAGATCAACGACCGTTTGAATTTCTTGGTCAATGTCGGCTTAAATTATTTGTCCCTTTCACGCAGCGCCGACACCTTATCAGGCGGTGAAGCTCAGCGTATTCGTCTTGCCAGTCAAATTGGTGCAGGGTTAGTTGGGGTGATGTACGTATTGGATGAACCCTCTATTGGTTTGCACCAACGGGACAACGAACGCCTACTGACAACGCTAGAGCATCTACGCGACTTGGGTAACACGGTTATCGTGGTTGAGCATGATGAAGATGCCATTCGCGCTGCTGACTTTGTGCTTGATATCGGCCCGGGTGCCGGTGTGCACGGCGGCGAAATAGTTGCCCAAGGCACCATAGATGACATCATGAAAAGCGAACATTCCCTGACAGGTAAATACTTATCAGGCCGTGAAGCCATCGCTATTCCTGAAAAGCGCACTGAGATTGATCAAGATAAATGGATCGAAATGAGCGGCGCTACAGGCAACAACCTACAAGATGTCGACTTGCGCATTCCGTTTGGTTTAATGACCTGCGTAACCGGTGTATCAGGTTCAGGTAAATCAACTCTAATCAATGATACTTTTTATCGGATAGCCCATCGTGAGCTCAACGGCGCGACCACAGGTGAACCAGCGCCGTATAAGACATGTACCGGCATGGACATGCTCGATAAAGTTGTCGATATTGACCAAAGCCCGATTGGGCGCACACCGCGCTCAAACCCAGCGACGTACGCGGGTATTTTCACCCCAGTGCGTGAACTGTTTGCAGGTACCCAAGAGGCCCGTTCTCGTGGCTATAAACCTGGGCGTTTTAGCTTCAATGTAAAAGGCGGTCGTTGTGAGGCCTGTCAGGGCGACGGCGTAATTAAAGTAGAAATGCACTTTTTACCAGATGTTTACGTGCCTTGTGACGTGTGTAAGGGCCAGCGATACAACCGTGAAACCCTAGAAATTCAGTACAAGGGCTTAAATATTCATGAAGTACTGGATTTAACCGTTGAAGATGCCCGTGAGTTTTTCGATGTTATTCCTGCGATTGCCCGAAAATTACAAACCTTGATGGATGTAGGTTTGTCCTATGTGCGTTTGGGCCAAGCGGCCACTACCTTGTCAGGCGGTGAAGCCCAGCGGGTAAAACTGGCCAAAGAATTATCAAAGAGAGACACAGGCCAAACCTTGTACATCTTAGATGAGCCCACGACTGGCTTGCATTTCCACGATATTAAACAGTTATTACAGGTGTTACATCGCCTGCGCGATCACGGCAACACAGTCGTGGTGATCGAGCACAACTTAGATGTCATCAAAACCGCTGATTGGGTCATAGACTTAGGCCCAGAGGGCGGCTCAGGCGGCGGGCAAATTATCGCTCAAGGCACACCAGAACAAATTTGCGAAGTAGAGATTTCTCATACGGCGCGCTTTCTTAAACCTCTGCTGTCAATTTAA
- a CDS encoding MFS transporter → MNRTEIRASLALAAVYVLRMLGLFMVMPVLAILAVHYPDYSALMLGLAIGGYGLTQAILQIPMGVLSDKIGRKPVIVAGLLMFAIGSGVAATADSMLWIVIGRFLQGAGAIAGAIMALAGDVSREQQRPKVMAIIGIAIGFSFYIALLIGPVIADNYGLHGIFSITGILAILCMPLVIWVVPSAINYAPKGDTLPVLTDVKILFFDPQLRRLNISVMLLHMMITVLFVQMPILLSALGWELERHWQLYLPILAASVVGLVLLMMLTRTMSQSAVIRLCILLLGAALLGLHFEHGTVLAVMGFGWLFFAGFNFLEASFPAMVSSIAPAGKKGSAMGIYASFQFLGAFLGGTLSGLASQYIGPQWVFVIAGGACGLWWLGLRKLGTSERLKRYTLKPDFTRYSAQTIGEQLATLEGVVDVTVVPDEGVVYIKAHGKQFEIDKAHVLVNG, encoded by the coding sequence TTGAATAGAACAGAAATTCGCGCTTCATTGGCTTTGGCCGCTGTTTATGTCCTGCGTATGCTGGGATTATTTATGGTGATGCCAGTGCTGGCCATACTCGCAGTGCATTACCCAGATTATTCAGCATTAATGCTCGGCCTCGCGATTGGTGGTTACGGATTAACCCAAGCGATTTTGCAAATTCCAATGGGGGTATTGTCAGACAAAATTGGCCGCAAACCCGTGATTGTAGCCGGCTTGCTGATGTTCGCAATTGGTAGTGGTGTGGCTGCTACCGCTGACAGCATGTTATGGATTGTGATTGGCCGATTCTTGCAGGGAGCTGGGGCGATAGCAGGCGCTATTATGGCGTTAGCTGGGGATGTCAGCCGTGAACAGCAGCGACCAAAAGTGATGGCGATTATCGGAATTGCTATTGGGTTTTCATTCTATATTGCCTTGTTAATTGGCCCTGTGATTGCAGATAATTACGGTCTGCACGGTATTTTTTCGATTACCGGTATACTCGCTATTTTATGCATGCCTTTGGTCATTTGGGTGGTGCCCAGTGCGATAAACTATGCACCCAAGGGTGACACACTTCCTGTTCTTACCGATGTGAAAATCTTGTTTTTCGACCCGCAGTTACGCCGTTTGAACATTAGCGTGATGTTGCTGCATATGATGATCACCGTATTATTTGTGCAAATGCCTATTTTGCTTAGCGCACTAGGCTGGGAACTAGAGCGCCATTGGCAATTGTATTTGCCTATTTTGGCAGCTTCAGTGGTGGGGTTAGTCTTATTGATGATGTTAACCAGAACCATGAGCCAGTCCGCGGTTATTCGTTTGTGTATATTGCTTCTGGGCGCTGCACTTCTTGGCCTGCACTTTGAACACGGCACTGTGCTGGCGGTCATGGGCTTTGGGTGGCTGTTTTTCGCAGGGTTTAACTTTTTAGAGGCGAGTTTTCCGGCTATGGTGTCAAGCATTGCTCCTGCTGGTAAAAAGGGCTCCGCCATGGGGATTTACGCGAGCTTTCAGTTTTTAGGCGCATTTTTAGGCGGTACCTTATCTGGCTTAGCCAGTCAGTATATTGGCCCTCAATGGGTCTTTGTTATCGCAGGTGGCGCCTGCGGCCTATGGTGGCTTGGATTACGCAAGCTAGGCACCAGTGAACGCTTAAAGCGTTATACTCTCAAGCCTGATTTTACCCGTTATTCGGCGCAAACCATTGGCGAGCAATTAGCCACGTTAGAGGGGGTAGTCGATGTCACTGTGGTGCCAGATGAAGGTGTGGTGTATATCAAAGCCCATGGCAAACAGTTTGAGATAGATAAAGCACACGTTTTGGTCAATGGCTGA
- a CDS encoding single-stranded DNA-binding protein → MASKGVNKVILVGNLGQDPEVRYMPNGNAVANLSIATSESWKDQQGQMQERTEWHRLTMYRRLAEVAGEYLRKGSQIYVEGKLQTRKWQDQQGQDRYTTEVIVDQMQMLGGKSGGQSEGGFQGQQRQQPQQRPAQGGQNSGGFQQSPNQGYNQAPQGGQGNQGFNQAPQGGQNKPAPMAEPDFDFDDDIPF, encoded by the coding sequence ATGGCGAGTAAAGGCGTAAACAAAGTCATCTTGGTGGGCAATTTAGGACAAGATCCTGAAGTACGTTATATGCCAAATGGTAACGCGGTAGCGAATTTAAGCATCGCGACCAGCGAAAGCTGGAAAGACCAACAAGGGCAAATGCAAGAGCGCACCGAATGGCATCGCCTAACTATGTATCGCCGTTTAGCTGAAGTGGCGGGTGAATACTTGCGCAAAGGCTCGCAAATTTACGTTGAAGGTAAATTGCAAACCCGTAAATGGCAAGATCAACAAGGGCAAGACAGATACACCACTGAAGTGATTGTAGATCAGATGCAAATGCTAGGCGGCAAAAGCGGCGGCCAATCTGAAGGTGGTTTCCAGGGGCAGCAACGTCAACAACCTCAGCAGCGCCCAGCACAAGGCGGTCAAAACTCAGGTGGTTTCCAACAATCTCCTAACCAAGGTTACAACCAAGCACCTCAGGGCGGCCAAGGTAATCAAGGTTTCAATCAAGCCCCGCAAGGAGGTCAAAACAAGCCAGCACCCATGGCTGAGCCTGACTTTGACTTCGACGATGATATTCCGTTCTAG